In Malus sylvestris chromosome 15, drMalSylv7.2, whole genome shotgun sequence, a single genomic region encodes these proteins:
- the LOC126603838 gene encoding uncharacterized protein LOC126603838: MPLTSIAADTLGVLTICLVALLILLGFLCIIYLFYFRSRIRSQGFIQLGYFSGPWIIRITFIVFAIWWGFGEIVRLSLLRREGRVLNALNLKWQETLCKCYIVSNLGFAEPCLFLTLVFLLRAPLQTMETGILSQTWNGKTAGYVLFFCLPVVALQLFVILIGPELYRNESLHKLPSYFTSTVNKTDHIALCTYPLLSTILLGIFAIILTAYLFWLGRQILKLVINKGLQKRVYTLIFSVSSFLPLRVTLLGFSVLSKPEHIQFEALAFLAFLALLCCAGVCICMLVYCPVADSLALGSLQDLESRRVNDDQNDTISLIANQSHMEGSSGISPCRNSDASAKRGSISFRTLEREEGSSRVPFVELSLFSPSRDASPPDSPPLLGWPMRPLPSSHSPVVEVHGTTAR; encoded by the coding sequence ATGCCCCTGACGAGTATTGCTGCCGATACACTCGGTGTGTTGACCATATGTCTAGTTGCTCTCTTGATCCTTCTTGGTTTCCTCTGCattatatacttgttttactttCGCTCTCGCATTCGTAGTCAGGGTTTTATTCAGCTGGGTTATTTCAGTGGCCCTTGGATTATCCGAATCACTTTCATCGTGTTTGCAATCTGGTGGGGTTTCGGTGAAATTGTCCGTTTAAGTCTGTTGAGACGTGAGGGGAGAGTGTTGAACGCCCTTAACTTGAAATGGCAGGAGACTCTTTGCAAATGTTACATTGTCTCAAACCTTGGGTTTGCAGAACCATGCCTATTCCTGACGCTTGTGTTTCTACTTCGTGCGCCCTTGCAGACAATGGAGACTGGAATTCTAAGCCAAACGTGGAATGGGAAAACAGCTGGTTACGTTCTTTTCTTTTGCCTTCCAGTGGTTGCTCTTCAGCTCTTTGTTATTTTAATTGGACCCGAACTCTACAGGAATGAGAGTTTACATAAATTGCCTTCCTACTTCACAAGTACAGTGAACAAGACTGATCACATTGCCCTCTGCACTTACCCCTTGCTGAGTACCATCCTCCTTGGGATTTTTGCAATCATTCTTACTGCCTACTTGTTTTGGCTTGGAAGGCAGATTTTGAAATTGGTCATCAACAAGGGTCTACAGAAGAGAGTTTATACATTGATATTCTCGGTTTCAAGTTTCCTTCCATTAAGAGTTACTTTGCTTGGTTTCTCTGTTTTATCTAAACCAGAGCACATTCAGTTTGAAGCTCTTGCTTTCTTGGCTTTTCTTGCACTTTTATGTTGTGCCGGGGTGTGTATATGCATGCTTGTTTACTGCCCAGTTGCGGATTCTTTAGCCCTGGGGAGTTTACAGGACTTGGAGAGTAGGAGAGTTAATGATGATCAAAATGATACCATTTCTCTTATTGCTAACCAGAGTCATATGGAGGGAAGTTCTGGAATCAGCCCATGTAGAAACTCTGATGCGTCAGCAAAGCGTGGATCAATTTCGTTTCGTACTTTGGAAAGGGAGGAGGGTTCTTCTAGGGTACCCTTTGTGGAACTGAGCCTCTTCTCTCCTAGTCGAGATGCATCACCCCCGGACTCACCTCCGCTGCTCGGGTGGCCCATGCGCCCCCTTCCATCATCTCACTCACCAGTAGTTGAAGTTCACGGAACCACAGCTAGATAG
- the LOC126603839 gene encoding uncharacterized protein At5g43822, which produces MGMEAMVKRYQQRFRKVKDEMDSWALLQSRLISQFRNASSIIQRLQVLQDSKNYGRLKDVVGIEEALLAKQMESLQNIFLSMKKTMEEFHAIVLSLGKIHRDGRQMVKGGASGQLSVKQLQQRIGVKPSLADCLDGLMLLQDMHCSEYLLKSSLVSALSELTLKPSDSDLGALQQLLVDQPNIPKEEVQFIFDIIFAEEIC; this is translated from the exons ATGGGGATGGAGGCGATGGTGAAGAGGTATCAGCAGAGGTTCAGGAAGGTGAAGGATGAGATGGATAGCTGGGCCCTGCTTCAGTCTCGCTTGATTTCGCAGTTCAGGAACGCCTCCTCCATCATCCAGAGGTTGCAG GTGCTTCAAGATTCCAAGAACTACGGCCGTTTGAAAGATGTCGTTGGTATTGAAGAGGCACTACTGGCAAAGCAGATGGAATCATTGCAAAACATCTTCCTTTCCATGAAGAAAACCAT GGAAGAGTTTCATGCTATTGTACTGTCTCTTGGGAAGATCCATCGTGATGGTAGGCAGATGGTAAAAGGCGGTGCTTCTGGTCAGCTGAGTGTAAAACAACTGCAGCAACGAATTGGTGTAAAGCCCAGTCTTGCAGATTGCTTAGATGGGCTTATGCTTCTCCAGGACATGCATTGCTCTGA GTACCTTTTGAAGTCATCATTGGTTTCAGCACTGTCAGAACTGACCTTGAAACCCAG TGACAGTGATTTGGGTGCACTCCAGCAGCTCTTGGTTGATCAGCCTAACATCCCCAAGGAGGAAG TTCAATTCATCTTTGATATCATATTTGCAGAAGAAATCTGTTGA